From one Geoalkalibacter halelectricus genomic stretch:
- a CDS encoding proline dehydrogenase family protein gives MMNPDLNERIIARGHELFAAIADRKPSLFKRDHWAGKVLDWCMRQEDFKVRMFRFIDVFPSLKSGDSLQRHLQEYFGDLQDLPEFLRWGLRTTGVTGQVGGAVLRRFLARNIRQMARQFIIGETPGEALRHLGRLRQEGFAFTLDALGEATVSEEEAEQYVAGYLHLIQRLREIQEKWPALRPTLPGSGGDWGHAPKINLSVKPTALYSQARAQDFNGSVEAITARLERIYAQVREVGAFLCIDMESHASKDITLAAYRRLREQHPKYPHLGIVLQAYHRETEDNLDLLLTWARKKGLHLNIRLVKGAYWDLETVLADQNGWPQRVFTDKAATDANFEKLAYKILEHSDLCDLAVGSHNIRSIAAVLEMARALRVPEERYEFQVLYGMAEPVRQALREVAGRVRLYCPFGEMVPGMAYLVRRLLENTANESFLRQSFVEGEELDALLADPRELARRKAAQPRPTQPALGLLPPFRNEPSVDFTRPEQRAAFAQALSQVRSRLGASYPLFINGRELTTEKTRASVNPADPGETIGHVSQAGPDEIAQAVTAARDALPGWRATPVPDRAACLLRAAQVARGRIFELAAWQVVEIGKQWDQAYADVGEAIDFLEFYAREMLRLDKPHQPPSLPGEDNRLLYQSKGVAAVIAPWNFPLAISCGMTAAALVTGNTVIFKPSSLTPVIGWTLVELLGQAGLPPGVFNFVPGASREIGDLLVEHPEINVIAFTGSLEVGMRILEKSSKATPGGRHVKKVVAEMGGKNAIILDEDADLDEAIPAIIASAFAFQGQKCSACSRLIVVDALYPALRERLVRAVRSLRLGPADNPANFMGPVADREALHKIRAYMDLAAQEGQILYQGKPPAGAGYHVPITLVEGIRPEHRLANEEVFGPLLALMRAADFDQALRWANAPPQALTGGVFSRSPANLARARREFRVGNLYLNRGITGALVGRQPFGGFGLSGTGTKAGGGDYLLHFMDPRCVTENTLRRGFAPSAGENHANGG, from the coding sequence ATGATGAACCCCGATCTCAATGAGCGCATTATCGCGCGTGGCCATGAGTTGTTCGCCGCCATCGCCGACCGCAAGCCCTCCTTGTTCAAACGTGACCACTGGGCGGGAAAAGTTCTGGACTGGTGCATGCGCCAGGAGGACTTCAAGGTCCGGATGTTTCGCTTCATCGATGTGTTTCCGAGCCTCAAAAGCGGCGACTCCCTGCAGCGCCACCTCCAGGAGTACTTCGGAGACCTGCAGGACCTGCCCGAATTTCTGCGCTGGGGGCTGCGCACCACCGGCGTCACCGGTCAGGTGGGCGGGGCGGTGCTGCGCCGTTTTCTGGCCCGCAACATTCGCCAGATGGCACGCCAATTCATCATCGGCGAAACTCCCGGCGAGGCCCTTCGCCATCTCGGCAGGCTGCGCCAGGAGGGTTTTGCCTTCACCCTCGATGCCCTGGGAGAAGCGACGGTCAGCGAGGAAGAAGCCGAGCAGTATGTCGCGGGCTACCTGCATTTGATCCAGCGTCTGCGGGAGATTCAGGAAAAATGGCCGGCGCTCAGACCGACGCTGCCCGGAAGCGGAGGCGACTGGGGCCATGCACCGAAAATCAATCTCTCGGTCAAGCCCACCGCCCTCTACTCCCAAGCGCGCGCCCAGGACTTCAACGGTTCCGTCGAGGCCATCACCGCACGCCTGGAGCGCATCTACGCCCAGGTGCGGGAGGTGGGCGCATTTCTTTGCATCGACATGGAATCCCACGCCAGCAAGGATATTACCCTGGCCGCCTACCGGCGCTTGCGCGAGCAACACCCCAAATACCCTCACCTCGGCATCGTTCTACAGGCCTACCACCGGGAGACCGAGGACAACCTCGATCTACTGCTGACCTGGGCACGAAAAAAGGGCCTGCATCTCAACATCCGGCTGGTCAAGGGCGCCTATTGGGATCTTGAGACCGTTCTCGCCGACCAGAACGGCTGGCCGCAGCGGGTCTTTACCGACAAGGCGGCCACCGACGCCAATTTTGAAAAACTCGCCTATAAAATCCTCGAACACAGCGACCTTTGCGACCTGGCCGTGGGCTCGCACAACATCCGCTCCATCGCCGCGGTTCTGGAGATGGCCCGCGCGCTGCGGGTTCCCGAGGAACGCTATGAGTTTCAGGTGCTCTACGGCATGGCCGAACCGGTGCGCCAGGCACTGCGCGAGGTGGCCGGGCGCGTGCGGCTCTATTGCCCCTTCGGTGAGATGGTGCCGGGCATGGCCTATCTGGTGCGGCGCCTGCTCGAAAACACCGCCAACGAGTCCTTTTTACGCCAGAGCTTCGTCGAAGGCGAGGAACTCGATGCGCTTCTGGCTGATCCACGAGAGCTGGCGCGCCGCAAGGCCGCGCAACCGCGCCCGACCCAGCCCGCCCTGGGGCTGTTGCCGCCGTTTCGCAATGAACCCAGCGTCGATTTCACCCGCCCCGAGCAGCGCGCCGCCTTCGCCCAAGCCCTCAGCCAGGTGCGCAGTCGCCTGGGAGCCTCCTACCCGCTGTTCATCAATGGCCGCGAGCTGACGACCGAAAAGACCCGCGCCTCCGTCAACCCCGCCGACCCCGGGGAAACCATCGGCCATGTCAGCCAGGCCGGCCCCGACGAGATCGCACAGGCCGTCACCGCCGCCCGTGACGCCCTGCCCGGCTGGCGCGCCACTCCGGTACCCGATCGCGCCGCCTGCCTGCTGCGTGCGGCCCAAGTCGCGCGCGGGCGCATTTTCGAGCTGGCCGCCTGGCAGGTGGTGGAAATCGGCAAGCAATGGGATCAGGCCTACGCGGATGTGGGCGAAGCCATCGACTTTCTCGAATTTTACGCGCGCGAGATGCTGCGCCTGGACAAGCCGCACCAGCCTCCGAGCCTGCCCGGTGAGGACAACCGCCTGCTCTATCAATCCAAGGGCGTGGCGGCGGTGATCGCGCCCTGGAACTTTCCCTTGGCCATCAGTTGCGGCATGACGGCCGCGGCCCTGGTCACGGGCAACACAGTGATTTTCAAGCCCTCGAGCCTGACTCCGGTGATCGGCTGGACCCTGGTCGAACTTCTGGGCCAGGCCGGACTGCCGCCCGGAGTGTTCAATTTCGTGCCGGGAGCCAGCCGCGAAATCGGCGATTTGCTGGTGGAGCATCCGGAGATCAATGTGATAGCCTTCACCGGTTCCCTGGAGGTTGGTATGCGCATCCTGGAAAAATCTTCCAAGGCAACGCCCGGCGGGCGCCACGTCAAGAAGGTGGTGGCGGAAATGGGGGGGAAGAACGCCATCATCCTCGACGAGGATGCGGATTTGGATGAGGCGATTCCGGCCATCATCGCCTCGGCCTTTGCCTTTCAGGGGCAGAAATGCTCGGCCTGTTCACGGCTGATCGTCGTCGACGCCCTTTATCCGGCGCTACGCGAGCGCCTGGTGCGGGCGGTGCGCTCCCTGCGCCTCGGGCCGGCGGACAACCCCGCCAACTTCATGGGGCCGGTCGCCGATCGCGAAGCCTTGCACAAAATCCGCGCCTACATGGACCTGGCCGCCCAGGAGGGGCAGATTCTCTACCAGGGCAAGCCGCCCGCGGGAGCGGGATATCATGTCCCCATCACCCTGGTTGAGGGCATCCGCCCCGAGCATCGCCTGGCCAACGAAGAGGTGTTCGGGCCGCTGTTGGCTTTGATGCGCGCCGCGGACTTCGATCAGGCCCTGCGCTGGGCCAACGCCCCGCCCCAGGCCTTGACCGGCGGAGTCTTCAGCCGCAGCCCCGCCAACCTGGCCCGGGCACGGCGCGAGTTTCGCGTCGGCAACCTCTACCTCAATCGCGGCATCACCGGCGCCCTGGTCGGCCGCCAACCTTTCGGCGGCTTTGGGCTCTCCGGCACCGGAACCAAGGCGGGCGGCGGCGATTACCTGCTGCATTTCATGGATCCGCGCTGCGTGACGGAAAACACCCTCAGGCGCGGCTTCGCGCCCAGTGCCGGAGAGAATCATGCGAATGGAGGCTGA
- a CDS encoding YcxB family protein, whose product MRMEAEGGKGMQDENAIVLEFDLTEVLWRRFFQAHYAHQTFFRLRFVYGALLVVIGAFMLGAAAANNWVGTAFLISGLYCVLSRQLFILKSMASAHKGPLFEGRVQARLTRAGLTVTAGGQHSERAWKDFHGYRSVEPGLMLYTDQNAFFFIPREALTPATDGILQQFLRHSEVRRL is encoded by the coding sequence ATGCGAATGGAGGCTGAAGGGGGAAAGGGCATGCAGGACGAAAACGCCATCGTGCTGGAATTCGATCTGACCGAAGTCCTCTGGCGGCGATTTTTTCAGGCCCATTACGCGCATCAGACGTTTTTTCGCCTGCGCTTTGTCTACGGAGCCCTGCTGGTGGTGATCGGTGCGTTCATGCTCGGCGCGGCCGCCGCCAACAATTGGGTCGGGACGGCCTTTTTGATCAGCGGCCTCTACTGCGTGCTGTCGCGCCAGCTGTTCATTCTCAAATCCATGGCTTCAGCACATAAAGGACCGCTTTTCGAGGGCCGCGTGCAAGCCCGCCTCACCCGCGCGGGTCTGACCGTCACCGCAGGCGGGCAACACAGCGAGCGGGCCTGGAAGGACTTCCACGGCTACCGCAGCGTGGAGCCGGGATTGATGCTCTACACGGACCAGAATGCGTTTTTCTTCATTCCGCGCGAAGCCCTAACCCCCGCCACGGACGGCATCCTGCAGCAATTCCTGAGGCACAGCGAGGTCAGACGCCTCTAG
- a CDS encoding NAD(P)/FAD-dependent oxidoreductase produces MADRAFSSGSTSSATDEARSRVVIVGGGFAGLNLAKGLDRAPVSVTLLDRRNYHLFQPLLYQVATAVLSPADIASPIRHILRHQQNVRVGLAEVRAVDLDRRRILLEKEELGYDYLVLAVGATHSYFGQDHWAAFAPGLKTIEDALEIRRRVLLAYEDAEWEVDAERRRAKLTFVVVGGGPTGVEMAGALKEIASRTIPKDFRHIDTTSARVILIEAGPRLLQGMPVPAGARALQQLRAMGVEVRLGQLVTDIRREEVVLGEERLPATNVIWAAGVRGAPLAQTLGVELDRSGRIKVGPDLSLPGHPEVFVVGDLALVVDARTGEAVPGVAPAAIQMGRFVARVIGEEVQAKGDKPPRPVFHYHDKGAMATIGQNRAVASLKGFTFSGFFAWLLWCLVHILSLVGFRKRVFVVFSWLWSYLSFTKSARLITGDAEDAIHRRRQEPD; encoded by the coding sequence ATGGCTGACAGGGCGTTTTCATCCGGATCGACATCCAGCGCGACCGATGAAGCCCGCTCGCGGGTCGTCATCGTCGGCGGTGGGTTTGCCGGTCTGAACCTTGCCAAGGGGCTGGACCGCGCTCCGGTTTCCGTCACCCTTCTCGATCGGCGCAATTATCACCTGTTCCAGCCCCTGCTTTATCAGGTGGCGACGGCGGTTTTGTCGCCTGCGGACATCGCCTCCCCCATTCGTCACATCCTGCGGCATCAGCAAAATGTGCGCGTCGGGCTGGCCGAGGTCAGGGCCGTGGATCTCGACCGGCGACGCATCCTGCTGGAAAAAGAGGAACTGGGATACGACTATCTGGTGCTTGCGGTGGGGGCGACCCATTCCTATTTTGGTCAGGATCATTGGGCCGCCTTTGCCCCCGGGCTCAAGACCATCGAAGACGCCCTTGAAATACGGCGGCGGGTGCTGCTGGCCTATGAGGATGCCGAATGGGAGGTGGATGCGGAGCGGCGCCGGGCCAAGCTGACCTTCGTGGTGGTCGGCGGCGGACCCACGGGGGTGGAGATGGCCGGTGCCCTCAAGGAGATCGCCTCGCGCACCATCCCCAAGGATTTTCGCCACATCGACACGACCTCGGCCCGGGTGATTCTCATCGAGGCCGGTCCGCGCCTGTTGCAGGGCATGCCCGTGCCGGCCGGTGCCCGCGCCTTGCAGCAACTGCGCGCCATGGGTGTCGAGGTGCGCCTGGGCCAGTTGGTGACGGACATTCGCCGGGAAGAGGTCGTGCTGGGCGAGGAGCGATTGCCGGCCACCAACGTGATCTGGGCGGCCGGGGTGCGCGGCGCGCCCCTGGCCCAGACCCTGGGCGTGGAACTCGACCGCAGCGGTCGCATCAAGGTCGGTCCCGACCTGAGCCTGCCCGGACATCCCGAGGTGTTCGTCGTCGGCGATCTGGCCCTGGTCGTGGATGCGCGAACCGGCGAGGCGGTTCCTGGGGTGGCACCGGCGGCCATTCAAATGGGACGCTTTGTCGCGCGGGTCATCGGCGAGGAGGTCCAGGCGAAAGGCGACAAGCCGCCACGGCCGGTATTTCACTATCATGACAAGGGAGCCATGGCGACCATCGGCCAGAACCGCGCCGTGGCTTCGCTCAAGGGTTTCACTTTTTCCGGGTTTTTTGCCTGGCTGCTGTGGTGCCTGGTGCACATCCTGTCCCTAGTGGGCTTTCGCAAGCGCGTCTTCGTGGTCTTCTCCTGGTTGTGGTCCTATCTTTCCTTCACCAAGAGCGCGCGCCTGATTACCGGTGACGCCGAGGATGCGATTCACCGCCGCCGGCAAGAGCCGGATTAA
- a CDS encoding TraR/DksA family transcriptional regulator, with the protein MRQTELSGYRPSEQEPYMNPRQLAFFRERLLRWRRILVHEDHLSLQRLRGEKDRNADPVDQGAQEAEQHFDFERRFRNQRLLAQIDAALVRIEEGTYGYCEESGEEIGLRRLEALPLARLSVEAQELIERGERFRRLNNLD; encoded by the coding sequence ATGCGTCAGACTGAGCTGAGCGGCTATCGGCCCAGCGAACAGGAACCCTACATGAATCCGCGCCAGTTGGCCTTTTTTCGCGAACGCCTGCTGCGCTGGCGCCGAATTCTCGTGCACGAGGATCATCTGAGCCTGCAGCGACTGCGTGGCGAAAAGGACCGCAACGCCGACCCCGTGGACCAGGGTGCCCAGGAAGCCGAGCAGCACTTTGATTTTGAACGCCGCTTCCGCAACCAGAGGCTTCTGGCCCAGATCGATGCCGCTTTGGTGCGCATCGAGGAGGGTACCTACGGATATTGCGAGGAAAGCGGTGAAGAGATCGGCCTGCGCCGTCTGGAGGCCCTGCCGCTGGCCCGCTTATCCGTTGAAGCGCAGGAACTCATCGAGCGCGGCGAACGTTTTCGCCGTCTCAACAACCTGGACTGA
- a CDS encoding putative bifunctional diguanylate cyclase/phosphodiesterase: protein MNTPAATGKHGPPPALILLFLILAGLAGNIFAPRLFMGFNYLFGSIAVLLILRIYGLRWSLVAAMVAASATLWLFHHPFAMLWLGLEPLFIGLLLRRRPEAPNLVLFSALYWTLVGVPLIFLFFLGVQGASLGGTLPAAMMYWLIGVTNALAASLLLNIRSFAGLLGLRKSLQTLSLRQVVFNLLMAAVVGPAILIMVLNGRIMETQSHDLALKHIEDMARLAPLEIEPAMGRNPQSDALQQALAALANSPGQGTIVSVKNTLGNILASSHPAMRPAGHSYNPFEGCEKIPVAPGIFQALPRGDIPIPLWQRVQRSSLVLEAPLPSAPAWVLVIELPLGPLKQRLLERQTFALALVLGLIVLALINALFFSRWLALPLLQLSQVTTNLPARISARARITYPQTRIAEVDRLIGNFKVMDEVLQDKFREITEAKETLEQRVQERTEELKYLATHDPLTHLPNRGLLLDRLSQALALQSRHGKKLGLLLLDLDNFKMVNDTLGHSTGDLLLQQVAHRLQEGVRQMDTVARLGGDEFVILAAEVESLDAMGKIAQKLLENFSAPFHLNGRELFITASLGITIHPDDGRQTDILLKNADTAMYQAKKLGKNTFQFFTREMDQRIRKRLDLETRLRRALERNEFLLHYQPQVELSSGRVTGVEGLLRWCKDGGEILVPPREFIPILEETGLIVPVGEWVLQTAVAQARQWELAGLAPLQLAVNISARQFYRESLPEKIHTILEQNGFSSSRLTLEITESILLQDTGESLSKLRTLKDMGINIAIDDFGTGYSSLAYLKRLPIDELKIDRVFVEGMTEDPKDAALIEAIIELARKLGMKVVAEGVETAEQLDFISRRGCEKVQGFFLSRPLPAAGVEELLKAHFPGGEDRVGWAGRRRDTL, encoded by the coding sequence ATGAATACACCCGCCGCGACCGGGAAACATGGACCGCCACCCGCGCTGATTCTTTTGTTTCTCATCCTGGCGGGATTGGCCGGAAACATATTCGCGCCGCGCCTGTTCATGGGGTTCAATTATCTCTTCGGCAGCATCGCGGTGCTGCTGATTCTGCGCATTTACGGGCTGCGCTGGAGCCTGGTCGCGGCGATGGTGGCCGCGTCGGCCACCCTGTGGCTGTTTCACCACCCGTTCGCGATGCTATGGCTGGGTCTTGAGCCGCTTTTCATCGGCCTGCTGCTGCGTCGTCGTCCCGAAGCTCCCAACCTGGTGCTGTTCAGTGCTCTTTACTGGACCCTGGTGGGCGTTCCCCTGATTTTCCTGTTCTTTCTCGGCGTGCAAGGCGCAAGCCTTGGCGGCACCCTGCCCGCCGCCATGATGTATTGGCTGATCGGCGTCACCAACGCTCTGGCGGCAAGCCTGCTGTTGAACATACGCTCGTTTGCCGGCCTGCTCGGACTCCGCAAGAGTTTGCAAACCCTCTCCCTGCGCCAGGTGGTTTTCAATCTGCTCATGGCCGCGGTGGTGGGGCCGGCCATTCTGATCATGGTGCTCAACGGCCGCATAATGGAGACCCAGAGTCATGACCTGGCCCTGAAACACATCGAGGACATGGCACGGCTCGCGCCCCTGGAAATCGAACCCGCCATGGGGCGAAATCCGCAATCGGACGCACTTCAACAAGCCCTGGCGGCGCTGGCAAACTCCCCGGGCCAAGGCACGATCGTCAGCGTCAAAAATACGCTGGGCAACATTCTTGCCAGTTCTCATCCGGCCATGCGCCCCGCCGGCCACAGCTACAACCCCTTCGAAGGGTGCGAGAAAATTCCGGTGGCCCCAGGCATCTTCCAGGCCCTGCCCCGCGGCGACATCCCCATTCCCCTCTGGCAACGGGTGCAACGCTCCAGCCTGGTCCTGGAAGCCCCCCTGCCCTCGGCTCCAGCCTGGGTCCTGGTGATCGAACTGCCCCTCGGCCCCCTCAAGCAGCGCCTGCTCGAGCGCCAGACCTTCGCTCTCGCCCTGGTGCTGGGTTTGATCGTTCTGGCGCTGATCAACGCGCTGTTCTTCTCACGCTGGCTGGCCCTGCCGCTGCTCCAGCTCTCCCAGGTCACCACCAATCTGCCGGCGCGCATCAGCGCCCGTGCCCGCATCACTTATCCGCAAACCCGCATCGCCGAAGTCGATCGACTGATCGGCAACTTCAAGGTCATGGATGAGGTTCTGCAGGATAAGTTCCGCGAGATTACCGAAGCCAAGGAAACCTTGGAGCAACGCGTCCAGGAACGCACCGAGGAGCTAAAATATCTCGCCACCCACGATCCCCTGACGCATCTGCCCAACCGCGGTCTGCTCCTCGACCGACTGAGCCAGGCCCTGGCCCTGCAATCGCGCCATGGAAAAAAACTCGGGCTGCTGCTCCTGGATCTCGACAATTTCAAGATGGTCAACGATACCCTGGGTCACAGCACGGGAGATCTTCTGTTGCAACAGGTCGCCCACCGGCTGCAAGAAGGCGTGCGCCAGATGGACACGGTCGCCAGGCTCGGCGGTGACGAGTTCGTGATTCTGGCCGCCGAAGTCGAGTCCCTGGATGCCATGGGCAAGATCGCGCAGAAGTTGCTGGAAAATTTCAGCGCTCCCTTCCACCTCAACGGCCGGGAGCTTTTCATAACGGCGAGCCTCGGAATCACCATCCATCCAGACGACGGCCGGCAGACCGACATCCTGCTGAAAAACGCCGATACCGCCATGTACCAGGCGAAAAAGCTGGGCAAAAATACCTTTCAGTTTTTCACCCGCGAAATGGATCAGCGCATCCGCAAGCGCCTTGACCTGGAAACGCGCTTGCGACGCGCCTTGGAGCGGAATGAATTCTTACTGCACTATCAACCCCAGGTGGAACTGAGCAGCGGCCGCGTCACCGGTGTGGAAGGGCTTTTGCGCTGGTGCAAGGATGGGGGAGAGATTCTGGTTCCGCCGCGCGAATTCATTCCCATCCTGGAAGAAACCGGCCTGATCGTGCCGGTGGGCGAGTGGGTGCTGCAAACCGCCGTGGCCCAGGCCAGGCAGTGGGAACTCGCGGGGCTTGCCCCGCTTCAACTGGCGGTGAACATATCCGCGCGGCAATTTTATCGGGAAAGTCTGCCGGAGAAAATTCACACAATTCTTGAGCAAAATGGCTTTTCCAGTTCGCGACTCACCCTGGAAATCACCGAGAGCATCCTGCTCCAGGATACCGGGGAAAGCTTGAGCAAGCTGCGCACCCTAAAGGATATGGGCATCAATATCGCCATCGACGATTTCGGCACGGGCTATTCCTCCCTGGCCTACCTCAAGCGCCTCCCCATCGACGAACTTAAAATCGATCGCGTTTTCGTCGAGGGCATGACGGAAGATCCCAAGGACGCCGCCCTCATTGAGGCGATCATCGAACTGGCCCGCAAACTCGGCATGAAGGTCGTCGCCGAAGGGGTTGAAACCGCTGAGCAACTGGACTTTATCAGCCGCCGCGGATGCGAGAAGGTTCAGGGCTTTTTCCTCAGTCGTCCCTTGCCGGCGGCAGGCGTGGAGGAATTGCTCAAGGCACATTTCCCAGGTGGCGAGGACCGAGTCGGCTGGGCAGGGAGACGGCGGGACACTCTTTAA